Proteins from a single region of Lujinxingia litoralis:
- a CDS encoding Fur family transcriptional regulator, translated as MAAPHEYSDDALQAMIREAGLRCTTSRTTVLARLVRATAPLSHADLAEELVPQGFDQATIYRNLTDLTEAGLLNRLDLGDHIWRFEFRGNHKHDEGEHPHFLCVDCGEVSCLAEVEIKVNRQDTSPVLVAEISEVFLKGLCSKCG; from the coding sequence ATGGCCGCACCCCACGAATACTCCGACGATGCTCTCCAGGCGATGATCCGCGAGGCCGGTCTGCGTTGCACGACTTCGCGCACTACCGTGCTCGCTCGCCTGGTCCGGGCCACCGCTCCCCTGAGTCATGCTGACCTGGCCGAGGAGCTCGTTCCCCAGGGCTTTGATCAGGCCACCATCTACCGCAACCTCACCGATCTGACGGAAGCCGGACTCCTCAACCGCCTGGATCTCGGCGATCACATCTGGCGCTTTGAGTTCCGCGGCAACCACAAGCATGACGAAGGTGAGCACCCTCACTTTCTCTGCGTGGACTGCGGCGAAGTCTCCTGTCTGGCTGAGGTTGAAATTAAGGTAAACCGGCAGGATACCAGCCCGGTTCTGGTGGCCGAAATCAGCGAAGTATTTCTAAAAGGCCTCTGCTCCAAATGCGGCTGA
- the glnE gene encoding bifunctional [glutamate--ammonia ligase]-adenylyl-L-tyrosine phosphorylase/[glutamate--ammonia-ligase] adenylyltransferase, translating into MASEQVDRLWEVVAATGASPADGERDALTRAIAGGALQVETLVRRFSGVPWPASVVEEVLRLVRELVEQGTLLRSSEEVDVALSLGAAGRHPRRTLTRQPELVGWLAAARWRDEPMPREAMADELAAYHDALRAELSGESDDGSARFSALHHALRWFKHRQLLRIFLREIEGASVRHTTTEVADVAEVCLDEAVRAVAEILGAPELAEHFCVFGMGKLGGRELNYSSDIDLIFVASDAVMVGEVSRGQVETLAREVVRAMDTITDEGQVFRVDLRLRPDGSQGPIVQGASATTDYYLSWGRGWERGALLKARPVAGGRALGAQVLGALEPFIFRRYLDFDAIDELRRMKAMIDDQARASRALSRARQHLPGAVGGTPAGKAPQAPVSGLQQRLLAKLGRSAPSSAAPATAGPRGEAARGPAGWDVKVGRGGIREIEFFVQALQLVHCGTRPTLRVRATLETLDRLLYAGLLAGEEHRALADAYDLYRRLEHRVQMAGDRQSHRLPEEPEAFAELAWRMGESPDSLTRRIEECRQAVREIFERLFEQSPKTSRRATVGDAGTEELAALLALEPDDLLSKAGVRALGEAGFVRPRQAAGQLQVLRQKRYGPFSANRAVGSPAQARYLLSAICSAPDPEQALGHLVRFTTAVGDTPGTWRMLRENPHAARLLMHLFGSSAPLAQMLATEPDVFARMVASSTASLERDRAAMERELRARVSALVDPAHKLGRIRRFHQEESLRIALHEVAGVVPSTATFTQLSDLAQVVLTQVEDTLTPEPRGARALCVVAMGKFGGKELGFGSDLDFIFVYDDRGPGAIDHQEATRRARRLVRALSAATEAGGFYEVDLRLRPSGSQGTLVTSFQAWRAYHLEHAALWERQALIKARAIGGTAALRERLEAERQRLAFDRALPEDLAEKIARMRQRMFDSAALAPGVFDVKQSRGGLIDVEFLTQFLQLEAPQVARDRRDTVGALHALAEHPQTTRGLDVESLARDYLWLRRLELRQAIAGAGSTVPRSGPRHAALARQMGHQGRDSVAQFHDELAATRQRIGQAWAQIFARG; encoded by the coding sequence ATGGCGTCTGAGCAGGTCGACAGGCTCTGGGAGGTTGTGGCGGCGACGGGGGCGTCGCCCGCGGACGGGGAGCGGGATGCGCTGACCCGGGCCATCGCCGGGGGGGCACTCCAGGTTGAGACCTTGGTGCGCCGCTTCAGCGGCGTGCCGTGGCCGGCGTCGGTGGTCGAGGAGGTGCTCCGCCTTGTGCGTGAGTTGGTGGAGCAGGGGACCTTGCTCCGCAGCAGCGAGGAGGTCGATGTTGCGCTGAGTCTGGGGGCGGCCGGGCGTCATCCGCGTCGCACCCTGACCCGCCAGCCGGAGCTGGTGGGGTGGCTGGCCGCGGCGCGCTGGCGCGATGAGCCGATGCCTCGTGAGGCGATGGCCGATGAACTCGCGGCCTATCATGACGCTCTCAGGGCTGAGCTGAGTGGGGAGAGCGACGACGGTTCGGCGCGTTTTTCGGCGCTGCATCACGCGCTTCGCTGGTTCAAGCACCGCCAGTTGTTGCGTATTTTTTTGCGTGAGATCGAAGGGGCCTCCGTGCGCCACACCACCACCGAGGTGGCGGATGTGGCGGAGGTGTGTCTGGATGAGGCCGTGCGCGCGGTGGCCGAGATTCTGGGAGCACCTGAGCTGGCCGAGCACTTTTGTGTATTTGGCATGGGGAAGCTCGGGGGGCGCGAGCTTAACTACAGCTCCGACATCGATCTGATCTTTGTAGCCAGCGATGCGGTGATGGTCGGTGAGGTATCCCGCGGCCAGGTTGAGACCCTGGCCCGGGAGGTCGTCCGCGCCATGGACACGATCACCGATGAGGGGCAGGTGTTTCGCGTGGATCTGCGCCTGCGCCCCGACGGATCGCAGGGACCGATCGTGCAGGGAGCCTCGGCGACGACGGACTACTACTTGAGCTGGGGCCGGGGATGGGAGCGTGGCGCGTTGCTCAAGGCCCGTCCAGTTGCCGGGGGGCGAGCACTGGGAGCGCAGGTGCTCGGGGCGCTGGAGCCCTTTATCTTCCGGAGGTACCTGGATTTCGATGCCATCGACGAGTTGCGCCGCATGAAGGCGATGATCGACGATCAGGCTCGGGCCTCCCGCGCGCTCTCACGCGCGCGGCAGCATCTTCCCGGCGCTGTCGGAGGGACGCCCGCGGGTAAGGCGCCGCAGGCGCCGGTGTCGGGCCTGCAGCAGCGGTTGCTGGCCAAGCTCGGGCGCTCCGCGCCCTCGTCTGCCGCGCCGGCCACCGCCGGGCCCCGCGGCGAGGCCGCCCGGGGGCCGGCGGGCTGGGATGTGAAAGTCGGCCGAGGGGGCATCCGTGAGATCGAGTTTTTTGTCCAGGCGCTCCAACTCGTGCACTGCGGCACTCGCCCCACCTTGCGCGTGCGCGCCACGCTGGAGACGCTCGACCGGTTGCTCTACGCCGGGTTGCTCGCCGGTGAGGAGCATCGTGCGCTGGCCGATGCCTACGACCTCTACCGACGGCTGGAGCATCGGGTGCAGATGGCCGGCGATCGTCAGAGCCACCGCCTGCCCGAGGAGCCGGAGGCCTTCGCCGAGTTGGCCTGGCGCATGGGGGAGTCTCCCGACTCGCTCACGCGCCGGATTGAGGAGTGCCGCCAGGCGGTGCGCGAGATCTTTGAGCGCCTCTTTGAGCAGTCGCCCAAGACCTCCCGCAGAGCCACCGTGGGCGATGCCGGTACCGAAGAGCTCGCCGCGCTCCTGGCCCTGGAGCCCGATGACCTCTTGAGCAAGGCCGGAGTGCGGGCGCTGGGAGAGGCCGGGTTTGTGCGCCCGCGCCAGGCGGCCGGACAGCTGCAGGTGTTGCGCCAGAAGCGCTACGGACCTTTCTCGGCCAATCGTGCCGTGGGCTCCCCGGCCCAGGCCCGCTACCTGCTCAGCGCGATCTGCTCGGCTCCTGACCCGGAACAGGCGCTGGGCCATCTGGTGCGCTTTACCACGGCGGTGGGAGACACCCCGGGCACCTGGCGGATGCTGCGGGAGAACCCTCACGCCGCGCGTCTGTTGATGCACCTCTTTGGCTCCAGCGCGCCTCTGGCACAGATGCTGGCCACCGAGCCCGATGTCTTTGCGCGTATGGTGGCCAGCTCCACCGCGAGCCTGGAGCGCGATCGCGCGGCGATGGAGCGAGAGCTGCGCGCGCGCGTCAGCGCGCTTGTCGACCCGGCGCATAAGCTCGGGCGTATTCGACGATTTCACCAAGAGGAGAGCCTGCGCATCGCTCTGCACGAGGTCGCCGGGGTGGTGCCCAGTACCGCGACCTTCACCCAGCTCAGCGACCTGGCCCAGGTGGTCCTGACTCAGGTCGAGGACACCCTCACGCCGGAGCCCCGGGGCGCCCGCGCGCTCTGCGTGGTGGCGATGGGGAAGTTCGGGGGCAAAGAGCTCGGGTTTGGCTCGGATCTCGACTTTATCTTCGTGTACGACGACCGCGGCCCGGGCGCCATCGATCATCAGGAGGCCACCCGGCGCGCTCGCCGCCTGGTGCGCGCGCTCAGCGCGGCGACCGAGGCCGGTGGCTTCTACGAGGTCGACCTGCGCCTGCGTCCCTCCGGTTCCCAGGGAACCCTGGTGACGAGCTTCCAGGCCTGGAGAGCCTATCACCTGGAGCATGCTGCGCTCTGGGAGCGTCAGGCCCTGATCAAGGCCCGGGCCATCGGCGGCACCGCCGCGCTGCGGGAGCGCCTGGAGGCCGAACGCCAGCGCCTGGCCTTTGATCGCGCGCTGCCCGAGGACCTCGCCGAGAAGATCGCGAGGATGCGCCAGCGGATGTTTGACAGCGCCGCGCTCGCACCGGGCGTTTTTGATGTCAAACAGAGCCGCGGCGGGCTGATTGACGTGGAGTTTCTGACCCAGTTTCTGCAGCTGGAGGCGCCGCAGGTCGCTCGCGACAGGCGCGATACCGTGGGAGCGCTGCACGCGCTGGCGGAGCATCCCCAGACCACACGGGGGCTGGATGTGGAGAGCCTGGCCCGAGACTACCTCTGGTTGCGCCGTCTGGAGCTTCGTCAGGCCATCGCCGGCGCCGGGAGCACCGTTCCCCGCTCCGGACCTCGCCATGCCGCGCTGGCCCGGCAGATGGGCCATCAGGGCCGCGACAGCGTCGCGCAATTTCACGATGAACTTGCCGCAACGCGTCAAAGGATCGGCCAGGCCTGGGCGCAGATCTTTGCACGCGGATAG
- a CDS encoding membrane protein insertion efficiency factor YidD, with amino-acid sequence MLIAYKPLRSALAVLFTASLCASCASAPAFSPSERTPQSAQLIPFEPTRLRPHPAHLTSPTHPMRAPGQSHSRAHLAQGPLQASAYLWWRVYGETYGRASGPTCNFSPTCSRFGLEASAYGPRGLIWTFGRLQRDQRPDDFYATTPDGHLSDPIANYAIWTQAPTLDRSPYVETPHHGWYLFVRALRAGLARDILERRPDSDVRPSGQRPADSAPAR; translated from the coding sequence ATGTTGATCGCCTACAAGCCCCTTCGATCCGCCCTGGCGGTGCTCTTTACGGCCAGCCTGTGTGCGAGCTGCGCGAGCGCCCCGGCGTTTTCGCCCTCGGAGCGTACCCCTCAAAGCGCGCAGCTGATCCCTTTTGAACCCACACGCCTGCGCCCCCACCCGGCCCACCTGACCAGCCCTACGCACCCCATGCGCGCCCCCGGTCAATCCCACTCCCGGGCGCACCTGGCTCAGGGGCCGCTGCAGGCCTCGGCCTACCTGTGGTGGCGCGTCTACGGCGAAACCTACGGGCGAGCCAGCGGGCCGACCTGCAACTTCTCGCCGACCTGCTCGCGCTTCGGATTGGAGGCCTCCGCTTACGGTCCCCGGGGGCTGATCTGGACCTTTGGGCGCCTGCAACGCGATCAACGCCCCGATGACTTCTACGCCACCACGCCCGATGGCCACCTGAGCGACCCCATCGCCAACTACGCCATCTGGACTCAGGCTCCGACCCTCGACCGCTCCCCCTATGTGGAGACGCCTCATCATGGCTGGTACCTCTTTGTTCGCGCGCTGCGTGCGGGTCTTGCCCGCGATATTCTGGAGCGCCGCCCTGATAGTGATGTTCGCCCCTCCGGCCAGCGCCCAGCAGACAGCGCCCCCGCCCGCTGA
- a CDS encoding SDR family oxidoreductase, with translation MLYIVTGANRGLGLEFTRQLLARGHRVFATARNLEQAEELRTLASSAPDALQLFTLDIADPTSIAAFAKTCADHTIDVLINNAGILERGGTLGALDYEAIERGFQVNTMGTLRLTEALLPALRRSQGAKIVNLSSKMGSIAENTSGGSYAYRASKAALNMVTRSLALDLAAEGIIAFVVHPGWVLTDMGGPNALIDAQTSISNLLHVIDRAGPETSGTFQEWQGNTIAW, from the coding sequence ATGCTCTACATCGTCACCGGCGCCAATCGAGGCCTGGGCCTAGAATTCACCCGTCAACTGCTCGCCAGGGGCCACCGGGTGTTCGCCACCGCCCGCAACCTGGAGCAGGCCGAAGAGTTGCGCACACTCGCCAGTAGCGCTCCCGACGCCCTGCAACTCTTCACCCTCGACATCGCCGACCCCACGAGCATCGCGGCCTTTGCCAAGACCTGCGCCGATCACACAATCGACGTGCTGATCAATAACGCCGGGATTCTGGAGCGCGGGGGCACCCTCGGCGCGTTGGACTACGAGGCGATCGAGCGCGGCTTTCAGGTCAACACAATGGGCACCCTCCGCCTGACCGAAGCGCTGCTCCCCGCTCTGCGCCGCTCCCAGGGGGCAAAAATCGTTAACCTCAGCTCCAAAATGGGCTCGATCGCCGAGAACACCAGCGGGGGCTCTTACGCCTACCGGGCCTCCAAAGCCGCCCTCAACATGGTCACGCGTTCGCTGGCCCTGGATCTGGCCGCCGAAGGCATCATCGCCTTCGTGGTACATCCCGGCTGGGTGCTCACCGACATGGGCGGCCCCAACGCCCTGATCGACGCCCAGACCAGCATCTCCAACCTTCTGCACGTCATCGATCGGGCAGGCCCCGAAACTTCCGGCACCTTTCAAGAGTGGCAGGGGAACACCATCGCCTGGTGA
- a CDS encoding fused MFS/spermidine synthase, with amino-acid sequence MRYLLYALTLLLSSSLLFFVQPMVAKMVTPVLGGSPAVWNTCMVFFQALLLAGYAYAHASTGWLGTRRQSLLHLGIMVIGVLFLPIGIEPPADPASLAHPALWLLGALMLGVGWPFFVISTSAPLLQKWFSTTDHPDAADPYHLYAASNIGSFVGLVAYPFVLEPRIGVQTQTILWMIAYIVLIAAVAACALALWRSPQPDSSEPATEPPRAPQPLSWARRGRWMLWAFVPSSMMLAVTSFVTTDIAPVPMLWIPPLAIYLLSFVLVFARAEFFRSIWVFALFPVALLGLATILFIQVSSPLEWVTGAHFAGLLLFSLVFHGLLAADRPSTHHLTGFFLWMSVGGALGGLFNALLAPIIFERLIDYPVILILAALAFPPTLYRHRATRVTLALSVLVAGYFVGRDITIYFGLERSRELATLAALALSLGAPLIVALTRYRVLTPGLLAVPLMLTSYYLAMPDAHELHAERSFFAANQVIETSDGGYHKLYNGTTLHGVQARDKEFSQVPLSYYYLTGPLGQLFEVLSKRPERHPFAVVGLGTGAIASYTRKGQQADFFEIDPAIARIAQDPRYFTYLEECRGECRVILGDGRLQLAQMPDERYELIVLDAYSSTAIPVHLLTLEAVELYLKKLRPDGVLAFHISNRHLDLQPPLTRIAGELGLVVRGRDHWVDANDPVYNLYVDGSDWILLARSEEALAELIDDPDWYDYQPEAKLRVWTDDYANIFDAYLMDE; translated from the coding sequence ATGCGCTACCTCCTCTACGCCCTGACCTTGCTGCTGAGTTCCTCGCTACTCTTTTTTGTGCAGCCCATGGTCGCCAAGATGGTCACACCGGTGCTCGGCGGCTCCCCGGCCGTCTGGAACACCTGCATGGTCTTCTTTCAGGCGCTTTTGCTGGCCGGATATGCCTATGCCCACGCTTCCACAGGCTGGCTGGGGACGCGCCGCCAATCGCTCCTGCATCTCGGCATCATGGTCATCGGAGTGCTCTTCCTGCCGATCGGGATTGAACCTCCGGCCGATCCCGCCTCCCTGGCCCACCCGGCCCTCTGGCTGCTGGGCGCGCTGATGCTGGGGGTGGGCTGGCCCTTCTTTGTGATCTCCACCAGCGCGCCCCTCTTGCAGAAGTGGTTCTCCACCACCGACCATCCCGATGCCGCCGATCCCTACCACCTCTACGCCGCCAGCAATATCGGCAGCTTCGTGGGTCTGGTGGCCTACCCCTTTGTGCTGGAGCCACGCATCGGCGTGCAGACCCAGACCATCCTGTGGATGATCGCCTACATCGTGCTCATCGCGGCGGTGGCCGCCTGCGCTCTGGCGCTGTGGCGCAGCCCTCAGCCTGACTCCTCCGAGCCCGCGACCGAACCTCCCCGGGCCCCGCAGCCGCTGAGTTGGGCGCGGCGAGGCCGCTGGATGCTCTGGGCCTTCGTGCCCTCCAGCATGATGCTGGCGGTGACCTCCTTTGTGACCACCGACATCGCGCCGGTCCCTATGCTCTGGATCCCTCCCCTGGCGATCTACCTGCTCTCCTTTGTGCTGGTTTTTGCCCGCGCCGAGTTCTTTCGCTCCATCTGGGTCTTTGCGCTCTTTCCCGTGGCCCTGCTCGGGCTGGCCACGATTCTCTTTATCCAGGTGAGCAGCCCCCTGGAATGGGTCACCGGCGCACACTTTGCCGGCTTGCTCCTCTTCTCCCTGGTCTTTCACGGACTCCTGGCCGCCGATCGCCCCTCGACGCACCACCTCACCGGGTTCTTTTTATGGATGTCGGTAGGCGGCGCACTCGGAGGGCTGTTCAACGCGCTGCTCGCTCCCATCATCTTTGAGCGCCTCATCGATTACCCGGTGATCCTCATCCTCGCCGCACTCGCGTTTCCGCCCACCCTCTACCGGCACCGGGCCACCCGGGTCACACTGGCCCTGAGCGTGCTGGTGGCCGGGTACTTTGTGGGACGCGACATCACGATCTACTTCGGACTGGAGCGCAGCCGTGAGCTGGCCACGCTGGCAGCGCTTGCCCTCTCACTGGGAGCCCCGCTGATCGTTGCCCTGACCCGCTACCGCGTCCTCACCCCGGGACTGCTGGCGGTCCCCCTGATGCTGACATCGTACTACCTCGCCATGCCCGACGCGCACGAACTCCACGCCGAACGCAGCTTCTTTGCCGCTAACCAGGTCATTGAGACCTCCGATGGCGGCTACCATAAGCTCTACAACGGCACCACGCTTCACGGCGTGCAGGCCCGCGACAAGGAGTTCAGCCAGGTCCCCCTCTCCTATTACTACCTGACCGGCCCCCTGGGGCAGCTCTTTGAAGTGTTGAGCAAGCGCCCCGAGCGCCACCCCTTCGCGGTGGTAGGGCTGGGCACCGGGGCTATCGCCTCTTACACCCGAAAAGGCCAGCAGGCAGACTTCTTTGAGATCGATCCGGCCATCGCCCGCATCGCTCAAGATCCGCGCTACTTCACCTACCTGGAGGAGTGCCGCGGAGAGTGCCGCGTCATTCTCGGCGACGGACGCCTTCAGCTCGCCCAGATGCCCGACGAACGCTACGAACTCATCGTGCTGGACGCCTACAGCTCCACAGCGATCCCGGTGCACCTGCTAACGCTGGAAGCCGTGGAACTCTACCTCAAAAAACTCCGCCCCGACGGCGTGTTGGCCTTTCATATCTCCAACCGCCACCTGGATCTGCAGCCCCCCCTGACCCGTATTGCCGGCGAACTCGGTCTGGTGGTCCGGGGGCGCGACCACTGGGTCGACGCCAATGATCCCGTCTACAACCTCTACGTCGACGGGTCGGACTGGATCCTGTTGGCCCGCAGCGAAGAGGCCCTCGCCGAACTCATCGACGACCCCGACTGGTACGACTATCAACCCGAAGCCAAACTCCGGGTGTGGACCGATGATTACGCCAATATCTTCGACGCCTACCTGATGGACGAGTAA
- a CDS encoding SDR family oxidoreductase: MQLNDMKVIVTGAAQGMGRTFTLELLKSGADVMAVDLASDALATLLADASGLSGRLATFAADVSDEHAVKAAVAATVEAFGKVNGVINNAGIFRDRLLVKKDRKSGQVQTMSLQDWQAVLDVDLTGPFLFTREVAAWMVENDEKGGVIVNISSISRHGNQGQSNYSAAKAGLIADTKLWGEELARYGIRVGAVAPGFVETPILAGMREDMLQAMVNRVPLRRVGKPEEIFMAVRFIIECDYFTGRCIDVDGGVSI; encoded by the coding sequence ATGCAGCTCAACGACATGAAGGTCATCGTCACCGGCGCCGCCCAGGGCATGGGCCGCACCTTTACGCTTGAGCTGCTCAAGAGCGGCGCCGACGTCATGGCCGTCGATCTCGCCAGCGACGCGCTGGCCACGCTCCTGGCCGATGCCTCCGGGTTGAGCGGGCGCCTGGCGACCTTTGCCGCCGACGTCAGCGACGAACACGCGGTCAAAGCTGCGGTCGCCGCCACCGTCGAGGCCTTTGGCAAGGTCAACGGGGTCATCAACAACGCCGGCATCTTCCGCGATCGTCTCCTGGTCAAAAAAGATCGCAAAAGCGGCCAGGTGCAGACCATGAGCCTTCAGGACTGGCAGGCGGTTTTGGATGTGGACCTGACCGGCCCCTTCCTCTTCACCCGGGAGGTCGCCGCCTGGATGGTCGAGAACGACGAGAAAGGCGGAGTAATCGTCAACATCAGCTCGATCTCCCGCCACGGTAACCAGGGGCAGTCCAACTACTCAGCGGCCAAAGCCGGACTCATCGCCGACACCAAACTCTGGGGCGAAGAACTGGCGCGCTACGGCATCCGTGTCGGCGCGGTGGCCCCCGGCTTTGTCGAGACGCCAATCCTGGCCGGGATGCGCGAAGACATGCTCCAGGCCATGGTCAACCGGGTGCCCCTGCGACGCGTGGGCAAACCCGAGGAGATCTTCATGGCGGTGCGCTTCATCATCGAATGCGACTACTTCACCGGACGCTGCATCGATGTCGACGGCGGCGTCTCGATCTGA
- a CDS encoding universal stress protein, with the protein MQGKRLVVATDLSENAQPAARYAVAFGGLLGMEVHVLHVLDVQLMSWKKAFEDVSGAQLREKIEGRIRAWFVEATGQEPAGIDLQIGTPLRSTCEACKPEDVAFLIIGMSGRGAWNKFVFGSTALELAHTPPCPLIIVHPERNQVATGMEVAMGTDFSEQADRALEVTVPLVKALDATMHLVHAHTLPTTTVILDSELPEALQSTAIVDWAEEAMTSYLKKHKTLLDGVVADAHLITDSPVAGLRDYVDAAGIDLVAIGHYPANAGRLERLSSVMLKWVQQMNCTTLIVPAPGARAIE; encoded by the coding sequence ATGCAGGGCAAACGACTGGTGGTGGCTACGGATCTTTCGGAGAACGCACAGCCGGCGGCGCGTTACGCGGTGGCCTTTGGTGGGCTGCTGGGCATGGAGGTGCATGTGCTGCACGTGCTCGATGTGCAGCTGATGAGCTGGAAAAAGGCCTTTGAAGACGTCAGCGGCGCGCAGCTTCGCGAGAAGATCGAGGGACGCATCCGCGCGTGGTTCGTGGAGGCTACCGGCCAGGAGCCCGCGGGCATCGACCTGCAGATCGGCACGCCGCTGCGTTCGACCTGTGAGGCGTGCAAACCCGAGGATGTGGCCTTTTTGATCATCGGGATGTCGGGCCGCGGGGCGTGGAACAAGTTTGTGTTCGGCTCCACCGCCCTGGAGTTGGCCCATACGCCGCCGTGCCCGCTGATCATCGTGCACCCGGAGCGCAACCAGGTTGCCACGGGCATGGAGGTGGCCATGGGCACCGACTTCAGCGAGCAGGCCGATCGGGCCCTGGAGGTCACCGTGCCCCTGGTCAAGGCGTTGGATGCGACCATGCATCTGGTCCACGCGCACACGCTCCCGACCACCACGGTGATTCTGGACAGCGAGCTTCCCGAAGCGCTGCAGTCGACGGCGATTGTGGACTGGGCCGAAGAGGCGATGACCTCGTATCTCAAAAAGCACAAGACCTTGCTCGACGGGGTGGTGGCCGATGCCCATCTGATCACCGACAGTCCGGTGGCCGGTCTGCGCGACTATGTGGATGCTGCCGGCATCGATCTGGTTGCCATCGGGCACTACCCGGCCAACGCCGGGCGCCTGGAGCGTCTCTCCAGTGTGATGCTCAAGTGGGTTCAGCAGATGAACTGCACCACCCTGATCGTACCGGCCCCGGGCGCCCGGGCGATTGAGTAA
- a CDS encoding serine/threonine protein kinase, with product MMNLPELGDVIDDTYEIRDILGKGGMGAVYLARQINMDRDVAMKILVASGPKFDEMVKRFRREVMAIRNLSHPNTVRIYDFRDDPEGLLYYTMEALKGETLKELMRREGPISPRRVKHVLRQILKSLSEAHSYGIVHRDLKPANIMLVDMHGETDFVKVLDFGIAKVFSENDDDEELTSAGIVVGTLRYMAPEQIAEKTVGPPTDLYGLGLIAIEMLSGQSVFAGTGQWNLIHQQISDDPVPIPEPILRSAIGPVLRQCVEKPYEARFATADAMLKALDALSDDALDTAPLFVASPSGEGWVPASGGGAAGGAVAVAVDLDDAATMVAASPFTAEGALPAPMPAPRDHATPGPITGASVPATSPFAFSGESGALASMGPSSPLVKSSNSRSPVVPLALIVVLLLGGGAGFWFYSQQRGSAPVPPEAGQAQPADPAPAAAVAARELPEPDEMVLEVEEVAPEEETRLVHVSTGEVRAMIFVDGELMGRTPFDVEVGEAPVVVRLEATGYQEQEVLVEPDGPEEVGLEMVAEVVETPEVVAGSEEAPRASSGGRSGGSEAASGRSTTSTGSRKSSRPRKRPEPVEERPALSDGWVDLSEVAPREDASKPKKESAPADDWVEIVPETEKKEEVDIPLF from the coding sequence ATGATGAATTTGCCTGAGCTCGGTGACGTCATCGACGACACCTATGAAATTCGCGATATCCTGGGGAAAGGGGGCATGGGGGCGGTGTATCTGGCTCGACAGATCAACATGGATCGCGATGTCGCCATGAAGATCCTGGTAGCAAGCGGCCCGAAGTTCGACGAAATGGTCAAGCGCTTTCGTCGTGAGGTCATGGCCATTCGCAACCTCTCGCACCCCAACACTGTGCGGATTTATGACTTCCGCGACGACCCGGAGGGGTTGCTCTACTACACGATGGAGGCGCTCAAGGGGGAGACGCTCAAAGAGTTGATGCGTCGGGAAGGGCCGATTTCTCCTCGGCGTGTCAAGCATGTGTTGCGCCAGATTCTCAAGAGCCTCTCCGAGGCACATAGCTACGGCATCGTGCACCGCGATTTGAAGCCGGCCAATATCATGTTGGTCGACATGCACGGGGAGACCGACTTCGTCAAAGTGCTCGACTTCGGCATTGCCAAGGTGTTCTCGGAGAACGACGACGATGAGGAGCTGACGTCGGCGGGCATTGTGGTGGGGACGCTTCGGTACATGGCTCCGGAGCAGATTGCCGAGAAGACGGTCGGGCCGCCTACTGACCTTTACGGGTTGGGGCTGATCGCCATTGAGATGCTTTCCGGGCAGAGCGTGTTTGCCGGGACCGGTCAGTGGAATCTGATTCATCAACAGATCAGCGACGATCCGGTGCCGATTCCCGAGCCGATTCTGCGCAGTGCGATCGGGCCGGTGTTACGCCAGTGCGTGGAGAAGCCGTACGAGGCCCGCTTTGCGACGGCCGATGCGATGCTCAAAGCGCTCGATGCGCTTTCGGACGACGCGTTGGATACGGCGCCACTTTTTGTGGCATCGCCCAGTGGTGAAGGTTGGGTGCCGGCCTCGGGAGGTGGCGCAGCGGGTGGGGCCGTCGCGGTCGCCGTGGATCTGGATGATGCGGCCACGATGGTTGCGGCGTCGCCATTTACGGCGGAAGGGGCGTTGCCCGCGCCCATGCCTGCTCCCAGGGACCACGCCACGCCGGGGCCCATTACCGGAGCGAGCGTGCCGGCCACCTCTCCTTTTGCCTTCTCCGGGGAGTCGGGGGCGCTCGCGTCCATGGGGCCGTCCTCACCGCTGGTGAAGTCGTCAAACTCCCGAAGTCCGGTCGTTCCGCTGGCGTTGATTGTGGTGTTGCTGCTCGGCGGCGGTGCCGGATTCTGGTTCTACTCCCAGCAGCGGGGAAGTGCGCCTGTGCCGCCCGAAGCGGGACAGGCGCAGCCTGCCGATCCCGCACCGGCAGCAGCGGTGGCGGCCCGGGAGCTTCCAGAGCCTGACGAGATGGTGCTGGAAGTCGAGGAGGTCGCCCCCGAGGAGGAGACGCGTCTTGTGCATGTGAGCACCGGCGAGGTGCGCGCGATGATCTTTGTGGATGGCGAGTTGATGGGGCGCACGCCCTTTGATGTCGAAGTGGGGGAGGCCCCGGTAGTGGTGCGCCTGGAGGCCACCGGCTACCAGGAGCAGGAAGTGCTTGTGGAACCCGATGGTCCCGAGGAGGTCGGGCTGGAGATGGTTGCCGAGGTTGTCGAAACGCCGGAGGTTGTGGCCGGTAGCGAAGAGGCGCCGCGGGCAAGCTCAGGGGGCCGTTCGGGAGGGAGTGAGGCGGCCTCCGGTCGGAGCACGACGTCGACGGGGTCGAGAAAGTCCAGTCGTCCGCGGAAGCGCCCTGAGCCGGTGGAGGAGCGGCCCGCGCTCTCCGATGGTTGGGTCGACCTGAGCGAAGTCGCTCCGCGGGAAGATGCCTCCAAGCCGAAAAAAGAGAGTGCGCCGGCCGATGACTGGGTCGAGATTGTGCCGGAGACCGAAAAGAAAGAAGAGGTGGATATCCCCCTCTTCTAG